One region of Vidua macroura isolate BioBank_ID:100142 chromosome 21, ASM2450914v1, whole genome shotgun sequence genomic DNA includes:
- the SAPCD2 gene encoding suppressor APC domain-containing protein 2: MAPERRDRSLPAGTEGLPRVFLQSLRTLFDILDDRRRGYVHLREIESRWRGAEAQELPAGVMEGLRQAAPASGYLTFERFVQGLRAALPGTEPPVEGGSGEQRSAEKPPSPRCSEERRGKSTGQREPGHGQPRGRGGDAKSAGQPQEDSGYPGAGDTRRHQRGRAEHRRHTITNGVDFSMLKYMKELEQEKDFLLQGLELIDRAREWYHQHIQLMQEHQRLLGKRRTSADFSEGGQSHLGCLIPKLQEVNRCLGDLLSTASKTANPSPALSRLVPVTSPASTGSQQAINMLKEQNRLLTKEVTDKSERITQLEQEKSALIKQLFEAHAHNNHEMSQLDSTFI; the protein is encoded by the exons ATGGCCCCGGAGCGCCGTGACCGCTCGCTCCCCGCCGGTACCGAGGGTCTTCCCCGGGTTTTCCTGCAGAGCCTGCGGACTCTTTTCGATATCCTCGATGACCGGCGGCGAGGCTACGTGCACCTGCGGGAGATTGAGTCGCGCTGGCGGGGAGCGgaagcccaggagctgcccgcTGGGGTGATGGAAGGGTTGCGGCAGGCGGCGCCGGCCAGCGGGTACCTCACCTTCGAGAGGTTCGTACAGGGGCTGCGGGCGGCCCTGCCTGGGACTGAGCCGCCGGTGGAGGGTGGCAGCGGCGAACAGCGGAGCGCGGAGAAGCCGCCAAGCCCTCGCTGTTCCGAGGAGCGGCGGGGGAAGAGCACCGGACAGCGGGAACCGGGGCACGGCCAGCCCCGAGGCCGCG GTGGTGATGCAAAGTctgctgggcagccccaggaaGACAGTGGCTacccaggggctggggacactcgGAGGCATCAGAGAGGCCGTGCAGAACACCGGAGACACACCATCACCAATGGCGTGGACTTCAGCATG ctgaAGTACATGAAGGAGCTGGAACAGGAGAAGGATTTCCTgttgcagggcctggagcttATAGACCGGGCTCGAGAGTGGTACCACCAACACATCCAGCTCATGCAGGAGCACCAGCGGCtcctggggaagaggagaacCAGTGCT GATTTCTCTGAAGGTGGCCAGAGCCACCTGGGGTGCCTGATCCCCAAGCTCCAGGAGGTGAACCGCTGCCTGGGTGACCTTCTTTCCACTGCCAGCAAG ACAGCAAAcccctccccagcactgagcaggtTGGTCCCTGTGACATCCCCAGCCTCCACAGGCTCCCAGCAAGCCATCAACATGCTGAAGGAGCAGAATCGGCTTCTCACCAAG GAGGTGACTGACAAGAGCGAGCGCATCACCCAGTTGGAGCAGGAGAAATCTGCCCTGATCAAGCAGCTCTTTGAGGCTCATGCCCACAACAACCATGAGATGAGCCAGCTGGACTCCACCTTCATCTAG